Proteins co-encoded in one Papaver somniferum cultivar HN1 chromosome 5, ASM357369v1, whole genome shotgun sequence genomic window:
- the LOC113284580 gene encoding pentatricopeptide repeat-containing protein At1g62350-like has product MNTLQIGFPKMGFREITTRFLLHNPNHHLPCSSSMVVSISSSGFSGKSTIVCGLRSGPRKSLWRSRVLSSEAIQAVHSLKLARNSDKLDEVFSNRLSRLLKEDLIATFTELQRQNELELSLKVFGFVRKEPWYKPDLSLYSDLIYMFGKNKLIETAEELFLEIQREGLKPNTRTYTEMIGAFIQVNMVEKAMGLYASMKESGCAPDKLTLTILIRNLEKAGEEELASAVKKDCEEYVENPEEFLIEVAKNYPKRRVIELV; this is encoded by the exons CTTCAAATTGGATTTCCCAAAATGGGTTTCAGAGAAATCACCACCAGATTTCTTCTCCACAACCCAAACCACCACCTCCCATGTTCTTCTTCAATGGTTGTATCCATTTCAAGCAGTGGGTTTTCAGGAAAATCAACAATTGTTTGTGGATTAAGAAGTGGACCAAGAAAATCGTTATGGAGGTCAAGGGTTTTATCATCAGAAGCCATACAAGCTGTTCATTCATTAAAGTTAGCAAGAAATTCAGATAAATTAGATGAGGTTTTTAGTAATAGATTAAGTAGGTTATTGAAAGAAGATTTGATTGCTACTTTTACTGAATTACAGAGACAGAATGAATTGGAATTGTCCCTAAAG GTTTTTGGGTTTGTCCGCAAGGAGCCGTGGTACAAACCTGATCTATCCTTATATTCTGACTTGATATACATGTTTGGTAAAAACAAACTGATTGAGACAGCTGAAGAACTTTTCTTAGAAATACAGAGAGAAGGTTTGAAGCCTAATACCAGGACTTACACAGAGATGATTGGAGCATTTATACAAGTGAACATGGTGGAAAAAGCAATGGGTTTATACGCCTCAATGAAGGAATCTGGCTGTGCTCCAGATAAGTTAACATTAACCATATTGATAAGGAACCTTGAGAAAGCTGGAGAAGAAGAACTAGCCTCTGCAGTAAAAAAGGATTGTGAAGAATATGTCGAGAACCCGGAGGAATTCCTTATAGAAGTAGCAAAAAATTAT CCTAAGAGAAGAGTGATTGAGCTGGTTTAA